The genomic stretch CGCCTGTTCTGCTTCAAGCGCACTCGGACGACCGCCCTTGGTGGGCAGCCCTGCTTCTACGCCATCCTCGACTGCAACCGGCTGATCGAACATGTCGCCAAACTGTCCCTGTGGCTTGACATAGGCATGGTTGGCGGCTGGAGCCGGACGTGGCGGAATGGAGGCAATTTGGACCGGCGGCGGCTCTGCCTGTGCCGGACGAGCCGTTGGTGTAGCGAGTGACGGCGCGGCCAGCTCGGAAGCGGGGTCGCGATTGCTCAGTTCCAGGGCTTCAGCCGCAGCCGGAGACAGAATGGCCTGCTCGACCTCGTCGACCTCAGCCTCGGCGCGAGCCTGCGCATCCGAGAGCAACACGTCCGCTACCGTTGGACGGACCGAAGGCACAGGAACGGCCAGGTTGTCATCAATAAATGCACGACCAACAGATGGATCGACAGACGCAGTCATTACATCCGCTGCTTCAGCGTCACCAGGAAGACCACGTGGCCCAAGAAGTGTCGGAACCGGAATATTCATGCCCTGAAGATCAGCAAACTCGTTTGTCGCTGGCTGTGCCGGAACAGGCACGCCTGAGGCGACCTGAGACAGCGCATCTCTCGCGGCATTTCTAGCAGGCGAATAAAGGGCAACTGCAAGGCTGGTATCGGCAGGCTGCAATGCCGGTCGGGCTTGCGGGACAGGTGCGTCTGCGCCCTCAACGCCAGGAAGTGCGGTCGCGACCATGGTGGGGGCACTGGCTCGAACGACCGGTGCCGGCTCGGCCGGAGCCTGTTGACGGGTCGCCGGACGATCCTCCGGCATAGGCAGATCCTCCGCCTCATCCTCGTCGCCACCACCGAACAGCATGGCAAACAGGTTCGTCGACCGTCTTGGGCTCTGATCGTCAGCCATCATGATCGGATTGTTCCCGGAACGCAGACGCTGCTTGTACTCGGCGAGAGCCTGCTGGTATCCGGGAAGAGGCTTTCCATCTGCCGGGATATGGACAGTCTTACCATCCGGGAAAAGCCGGGACAGTTCGGAGCGGCTCATGCGCGGCCAGGCGCGAACACCGCCGACATCCATGTGCACGAAAGGTGATCCAGATCGCGGATAATAGCCAACCCCCCCGGCCTGGAGCTTCATGCCAATCTCGCGCAGGCGCTTGAGCGGGACACCGGGAATGTAGA from Peteryoungia desertarenae encodes the following:
- a CDS encoding DUF882 domain-containing protein, which encodes MSAFAVFGGAGQAAAETRSLKIHFVHTGEKVNVVYKRNGRYDPKGLRQLNNVLRDWRRNEPTKMDPRLFDLLWEVYRQSGATSYITAVSGYRSPQTNNMLRSRSKGVAKESQHTKGTAIDFYIPGVPLKRLREIGMKLQAGGVGYYPRSGSPFVHMDVGGVRAWPRMSRSELSRLFPDGKTVHIPADGKPLPGYQQALAEYKQRLRSGNNPIMMADDQSPRRSTNLFAMLFGGGDEDEAEDLPMPEDRPATRQQAPAEPAPVVRASAPTMVATALPGVEGADAPVPQARPALQPADTSLAVALYSPARNAARDALSQVASGVPVPAQPATNEFADLQGMNIPVPTLLGPRGLPGDAEAADVMTASVDPSVGRAFIDDNLAVPVPSVRPTVADVLLSDAQARAEAEVDEVEQAILSPAAAEALELSNRDPASELAAPSLATPTARPAQAEPPPVQIASIPPRPAPAANHAYVKPQGQFGDMFDQPVAVEDGVEAGLPTKGGRPSALEAEQARLAMYGGTRLTKSMIAQWALSQERSDSVSKPVKAPRVVQRTLAQPAPGLAVGFSQAPSRVDPGRFGSP